In one window of Kosmotoga pacifica DNA:
- the dtd gene encoding D-aminoacyl-tRNA deacylase, giving the protein MRAVVQRVSEASVRVDGTIVGQIGRGILLLLGVQSGDTEKDLQWMVDKVLNLRVFEDEQEKMNLSLKDVRGQLLLVSQFTLLGDARKGRRPSFTEAAPPEIAKEYFEKFVELASKEVEVETGVFQAHMEVQLVNDGPVTILLDSRKLF; this is encoded by the coding sequence ATGAGAGCTGTCGTACAAAGGGTCAGTGAAGCCAGTGTTAGAGTAGATGGAACCATTGTAGGTCAAATAGGGCGCGGAATTTTGCTTCTTCTTGGTGTTCAGTCTGGTGATACTGAGAAGGACCTCCAGTGGATGGTGGATAAAGTACTGAATCTGCGTGTTTTCGAGGATGAGCAGGAGAAAATGAACCTTTCGTTGAAAGATGTGAGAGGTCAGCTATTGCTTGTTTCCCAATTCACGCTCCTTGGTGACGCCCGCAAGGGCCGTAGACCCTCCTTCACCGAGGCAGCTCCTCCAGAAATAGCAAAAGAGTACTTCGAAAAATTCGTAGAACTGGCATCAAAAGAAGTTGAAGTCGAAACAGGCGTGTTTCAGGCTCATATGGAGGTGCAGCTTGTTAATGATGGGCCTGTGACAATTCTTCTGGATTCAAGAAAGTTATTCTAA
- a CDS encoding OmpH family outer membrane protein codes for MKKLSLILTIALVLVGVLVISDNASGPANPAKIAYLDLQKVLQSTKEWQDLNKSYQEDFAFYQKQLDILTKEYQDMVKAGASNEELAAKQQEILTKKAQYEQTLQQTYNAKTEVILDQIKKRIEDYATFLDYDLVISKDAVVYGKGTYDITDMVIEYLKGF; via the coding sequence GTGAAAAAACTTAGCCTTATACTTACGATCGCGTTGGTGTTGGTAGGGGTGCTCGTTATCTCAGATAACGCTTCAGGACCGGCTAATCCCGCGAAGATAGCTTATCTAGACCTTCAGAAAGTGCTCCAGTCGACAAAAGAATGGCAGGATCTGAACAAAAGCTATCAGGAAGATTTCGCTTTCTATCAAAAACAGCTTGATATTCTAACGAAAGAGTATCAGGACATGGTAAAGGCCGGTGCGAGCAACGAAGAACTCGCGGCAAAACAGCAGGAGATACTCACAAAGAAAGCACAGTATGAACAGACCTTGCAGCAGACGTACAACGCCAAGACGGAAGTCATACTCGATCAGATCAAGAAAAGGATAGAGGATTATGCCACATTCCTTGATTATGACCTCGTGATTTCTAAAGACGCTGTTGTTTATGGTAAAGGTACTTACGATATTACCGACATGGTCATCGAATATTTGAAAGGGTTCTGA
- the lptB gene encoding LPS export ABC transporter ATP-binding protein, whose amino-acid sequence MNSVLKCVGLCKRFGKRQVLKEVSITAQSGQVVGILGPNGAGKTTAFKSILGIVIPDKGDIFLNDEKITHLPIHERAKRGIAYLPQESSIFRGLKVGENLEVILRLNAKKGKELKELSESLLSDFGISHLRDQQADLISGGEKRRLEFARTLALSPHFILLDEPFVGIDPITVKDIQKMILKLKERSIGVIVTDHDVTSLSKVVDVLYVLNKGEVIASGLPEKVLNDPGVIENYLGKEE is encoded by the coding sequence GTGAATTCAGTCCTCAAATGTGTTGGACTTTGTAAGCGTTTCGGCAAACGACAGGTATTGAAAGAGGTTTCCATAACGGCACAATCCGGGCAGGTGGTCGGTATCCTTGGTCCGAACGGGGCGGGAAAGACCACCGCCTTTAAGTCCATTCTCGGGATAGTGATACCGGATAAAGGGGATATTTTCCTTAACGACGAGAAGATAACCCATCTCCCTATACACGAAAGAGCCAAAAGAGGTATTGCTTATCTACCACAGGAAAGTTCGATATTCAGAGGACTTAAAGTAGGGGAGAACCTCGAAGTGATACTCAGGCTGAACGCGAAGAAAGGAAAAGAACTCAAAGAGCTTTCAGAAAGTTTGTTGTCTGATTTTGGTATCAGCCATTTAAGGGATCAGCAGGCTGATCTTATCTCTGGTGGTGAAAAGAGGAGACTCGAATTCGCCAGAACCCTTGCCCTTTCCCCGCACTTCATACTGCTGGACGAACCTTTCGTCGGCATAGACCCGATTACAGTGAAAGATATACAAAAGATGATTTTGAAACTGAAAGAACGATCGATAGGAGTTATCGTAACAGACCATGACGTAACGAGTTTGAGCAAAGTGGTTGACGTTCTATATGTGCTGAACAAGGGTGAAGTGATCGCTTCAGGACTTCCTGAAAAAGTTCTGAACGATCCGGGGGTTATAGAGAATTACCTTGGAAAGGAAGAGTAA
- a CDS encoding TIGR00725 family protein: MNIAVIGYSGHVEMPHIKEISDICIKLGHSIARNGHTLITGGRDGVMELVSKGAKEAGGRVVGVLPFDEDGNEYNDFNIKTGMDYLMRSLVLLKSANLVISIGGEIGTLFEIISAYAYAKPVILFRGTGGWTDRIATTLIDGKYLDNRHLVKIQEVSSLDELEEFLR, encoded by the coding sequence ATGAATATCGCGGTTATTGGTTATTCTGGGCATGTAGAAATGCCTCATATAAAGGAAATTTCGGACATATGTATAAAACTTGGTCACTCCATCGCTAGGAATGGTCATACTCTTATTACCGGTGGACGCGATGGAGTGATGGAGCTCGTATCGAAGGGGGCGAAAGAGGCCGGAGGAAGGGTAGTGGGTGTGCTTCCCTTCGATGAAGATGGAAACGAATACAACGATTTTAATATAAAAACTGGAATGGACTACCTGATGAGATCGCTGGTTTTGTTGAAGTCCGCCAATTTGGTCATCTCGATTGGTGGTGAGATTGGAACGCTTTTTGAAATCATCTCGGCTTATGCTTATGCCAAACCTGTTATACTATTTCGTGGCACAGGGGGCTGGACAGACAGAATTGCCACCACCCTGATAGACGGCAAATATCTCGACAATAGACATTTGGTAAAGATTCAGGAAGTCTCATCGCTCGACGAACTCGAGGAATTTTTGAGATAA
- the gltX gene encoding glutamate--tRNA ligase produces the protein MVKCRFAPSPTGHMHVGGVRTALFNWLFARSQGGKMVLRIEDTDTERSTRESEEQIINSLRWCGLDWDEGPDVGGPHGPYRQSERTEAGIYNKIAEQLIKSGHAYYAIYRADDPRTVISTSTECPQLEKGYTFTVKFKVPEASNITFNDLLKGEMSFSSDAFDDFVIIKSNGFPTYNFAVVVDDYMMEITHVLRGEDHLSNTPKQIMIYEALGWKTPQFMHIPLILGYDRSPLSKRHGHTSVDHFRREGYLSKALMNYLALLGWSVDQEIFDYREKLQDFSPSTISNKAVIFDYEKLEWVNGKHLRMLDIDELVSQFELWLRYTGKADFMEAFVENPQYTKEVLKICREKINTLSQLYDFSLPFFLEEPEYDASYVEKYLTKEWSLDLISEAIRRFEDNTDWSVEGVEKVIRELAELKIASKKNTFQTLRGGVTGRLVTPGLFETISVLGREKTLERLETLLQLAESLRDEMEE, from the coding sequence ATGGTCAAATGCAGATTTGCGCCCAGTCCAACAGGACATATGCACGTGGGCGGTGTCAGAACCGCTCTTTTTAATTGGTTGTTCGCGAGGAGCCAGGGAGGGAAGATGGTCCTGCGCATAGAGGACACTGATACAGAGCGCTCTACACGCGAATCGGAGGAGCAAATAATCAATTCACTACGCTGGTGCGGTTTAGACTGGGATGAAGGACCTGACGTTGGTGGTCCTCATGGACCATACCGCCAGAGCGAAAGGACCGAAGCTGGAATATACAACAAAATCGCTGAACAGCTCATCAAGAGTGGACATGCCTATTACGCAATCTATAGGGCAGACGATCCCAGGACCGTGATATCCACTTCCACCGAATGTCCCCAACTGGAGAAAGGCTATACTTTCACCGTGAAGTTCAAAGTCCCTGAGGCTTCGAATATCACCTTCAACGATCTTTTGAAAGGAGAAATGAGCTTCTCTAGTGACGCTTTCGACGACTTTGTAATAATCAAATCCAATGGGTTTCCAACGTACAATTTTGCTGTGGTTGTAGATGACTACATGATGGAAATAACCCACGTTCTACGCGGTGAAGACCACCTTTCCAACACACCAAAGCAGATCATGATATACGAAGCATTAGGCTGGAAGACACCTCAGTTCATGCATATACCGCTGATTTTGGGGTATGACAGAAGTCCTCTATCCAAAAGACACGGGCACACCAGTGTCGACCACTTCAGAAGAGAAGGATACCTCAGCAAGGCTTTGATGAATTATCTGGCATTGCTTGGATGGAGTGTCGATCAAGAGATCTTCGATTATAGAGAGAAGTTACAGGACTTTTCACCTTCAACGATTTCAAACAAGGCTGTGATCTTTGATTATGAAAAACTCGAGTGGGTAAACGGCAAACATTTACGCATGCTGGATATAGACGAGCTTGTCTCACAGTTCGAATTGTGGCTTAGATATACCGGCAAGGCTGATTTTATGGAAGCTTTTGTCGAGAATCCGCAATATACAAAAGAGGTGCTGAAAATTTGCCGGGAAAAGATCAACACACTGTCCCAGCTATACGACTTCTCGTTACCTTTTTTCCTTGAGGAACCCGAATATGATGCTTCTTATGTAGAGAAATACCTGACGAAGGAATGGTCACTGGATCTGATTTCTGAGGCGATTCGGAGGTTTGAAGACAACACAGATTGGAGTGTGGAGGGTGTAGAAAAGGTAATCAGGGAACTCGCAGAACTCAAGATCGCCTCCAAAAAGAACACGTTTCAGACACTTCGTGGTGGCGTTACTGGCAGGCTTGTTACTCCTGGACTCTTTGAGACTATCTCGGTACTCGGGAGAGAGAAGACGCTGGAGAGGCTTGAAACGCTACTGCAACTGGCTGAGAGTTTGAGGGATGAGATGGAAGAGTAA
- a CDS encoding HEAT repeat domain-containing protein, protein MTKAIKQIIDGIQSEIEGRVEYNIKEMLKSPSAFIRSKAMKELAVSGISVTRDQIEKYLEDPSYAVRKAAVELLGKRGVADELLISMLDDPNENVRATAIGFIVELGLLTDELMESISKDPSSKVRKALVEGLIKQGVELEELKAFEGDPSNDIRELLKVYSGKVSLDETELALLPKKLQKIAFASAIKGRDSKALNTLMSTINGFNTPSLKGIAVELLGTFPEELSRDALINLANSEDRTIALAAVKTYGKAFGYASELLPIAENFIQSPDEEKRVIGAQIFKRLMEPSTVELLRKNLDDPSDKVRSVIIEALGNMLDYSLEEVVTESLTSTSARLKKAALRATKKLKLTSVEDKVVSIFASIKEENSLRILAVSVTGYLKYESAIPHLVKIIQTPEASGKLRLAAAKALARIAPQQLLELFGV, encoded by the coding sequence GTGACAAAAGCGATAAAACAGATTATTGATGGTATCCAGAGTGAAATAGAGGGAAGAGTTGAGTATAACATAAAAGAGATGCTGAAATCCCCCTCGGCTTTCATTCGCTCAAAGGCGATGAAAGAACTCGCAGTGTCGGGCATTTCAGTGACTCGTGATCAAATTGAGAAATACCTTGAAGACCCTTCTTACGCAGTCAGGAAGGCTGCTGTGGAGTTGCTGGGTAAGCGTGGCGTTGCTGATGAACTTCTGATTTCGATGCTTGATGATCCCAATGAAAATGTACGGGCGACGGCCATTGGGTTCATTGTTGAACTCGGGCTCCTGACCGACGAACTCATGGAAAGCATCTCTAAAGACCCCTCCAGCAAAGTCAGAAAAGCTCTTGTGGAGGGGTTAATAAAGCAGGGGGTAGAACTTGAAGAACTCAAGGCTTTTGAAGGTGATCCCAGCAACGATATCCGTGAACTTCTGAAAGTCTACTCGGGGAAAGTCTCTTTGGATGAAACCGAACTCGCACTGTTACCCAAGAAACTTCAAAAGATTGCCTTCGCTTCTGCCATTAAAGGCAGGGACTCGAAAGCGCTAAACACCCTAATGAGTACGATAAATGGATTCAACACCCCTTCGCTAAAAGGGATAGCCGTGGAGCTCCTCGGAACCTTTCCAGAGGAACTATCCCGGGACGCACTGATAAATCTTGCCAACTCTGAAGACAGAACGATCGCTTTAGCGGCTGTAAAAACATATGGAAAGGCATTCGGATACGCTTCCGAACTTCTGCCTATCGCGGAAAATTTCATTCAGAGTCCAGACGAAGAAAAACGTGTCATAGGCGCACAAATATTCAAGAGACTCATGGAACCGTCCACTGTTGAACTGTTAAGGAAGAATCTTGACGATCCGTCGGACAAAGTACGTTCTGTCATCATTGAAGCCCTTGGAAACATGCTGGATTATTCTTTGGAAGAGGTCGTAACGGAATCTTTGACATCCACTTCCGCAAGGTTGAAAAAGGCTGCATTGAGGGCAACAAAAAAACTGAAGCTCACAAGCGTAGAGGATAAAGTCGTGAGTATCTTCGCGAGCATCAAAGAAGAGAACTCATTGCGTATCCTTGCTGTTTCTGTAACAGGTTACTTGAAATACGAATCTGCTATTCCGCATCTCGTGAAGATCATCCAAACACCAGAAGCTTCCGGAAAGCTCAGGCTTGCCGCAGCGAAAGCACTAGCTAGAATTGCACCACAACAGTTACTGGAGCTTTTTGGAGTTTAA
- a CDS encoding energy-coupling factor transporter transmembrane component T family protein encodes MRHIPLGRYINVKSPIHDLDARAKIIGFIGMAVLSFFCSSPVDFVIFFIYFFTLAYLSNIPVRNYLKSIRSIWLLLFMIFIFQLFFTPGRIIVSLGKINITLEGVAGASIYSARVIGAILFSTLLSYTTRPLSMAKSIEDLMFKLKLPKKLSFDTGLVLSIALRFIPILSQEMEKIILSQKARGADFESKNLFSRIKSSVAVIIPLVVLALRKSEELAVAMDMRYYGRYERVRCSEGKFGLSEKLFSLMSLLIALSIIFS; translated from the coding sequence ATGAGACACATTCCGTTGGGAAGGTATATCAACGTTAAATCACCGATACACGACCTCGACGCAAGGGCTAAGATCATAGGCTTCATAGGAATGGCTGTGCTCTCTTTTTTCTGTTCATCTCCTGTTGACTTCGTGATCTTCTTTATATATTTTTTTACGCTCGCTTACCTGAGCAATATACCCGTGAGGAACTATCTGAAGAGTATTAGAAGCATCTGGTTGTTGCTCTTCATGATCTTCATCTTTCAGCTTTTCTTCACCCCCGGGAGGATTATCGTATCACTAGGGAAAATAAATATAACACTGGAAGGAGTTGCGGGAGCGTCGATCTACAGTGCGAGGGTAATCGGTGCCATACTCTTCAGTACGTTGCTGTCCTACACAACGCGTCCTCTCTCTATGGCAAAGAGCATTGAGGATCTCATGTTCAAATTGAAGCTGCCAAAAAAGCTATCTTTCGATACAGGGCTGGTTCTATCGATAGCCCTGAGGTTCATTCCAATACTGTCTCAGGAGATGGAAAAGATTATACTCTCTCAGAAAGCCAGAGGAGCAGACTTTGAAAGCAAGAATCTTTTCAGCAGGATTAAATCTTCTGTGGCAGTCATCATACCCCTTGTGGTGCTCGCTCTACGAAAATCAGAGGAACTGGCCGTAGCCATGGATATGCGTTACTACGGCCGTTACGAAAGGGTGAGGTGTTCTGAAGGCAAATTTGGGCTTAGCGAAAAACTTTTCAGTCTCATGAGTCTTCTAATAGCGTTGAGTATTATCTTCAGTTAA
- the queD gene encoding 6-carboxytetrahydropterin synthase QueD — MFYITKEFTFDAAHNLVKYHGKCEKLHGHTYRLRVTVVGEPNDEGMVIDFLELKEVVKENVLKHLDHAYINEIIEQPTAEYIAKWIYDRLKKLINNERRKLHEVVLWETPTSFVRYLEEK, encoded by the coding sequence ATGTTTTACATCACAAAAGAATTCACCTTTGATGCTGCTCACAATCTAGTAAAATACCACGGTAAATGTGAAAAGCTCCACGGCCATACATATAGATTAAGGGTAACGGTCGTCGGTGAACCCAACGATGAGGGTATGGTCATAGACTTTCTTGAACTGAAAGAAGTGGTCAAAGAAAATGTTTTGAAACACCTTGACCACGCTTATATAAACGAAATCATAGAGCAACCTACTGCTGAATACATCGCCAAATGGATTTATGACAGGCTAAAAAAGCTCATAAACAACGAACGAAGAAAGCTCCACGAAGTTGTTCTCTGGGAAACGCCCACGAGTTTTGTAAGGTATCTGGAGGAAAAATGA
- a CDS encoding PD-(D/E)XK nuclease family protein: MDYPEKSWSLSKQRLFEECKRKYYYKTFLSWKGWQSGATKLERKAYLLSKLQNIYALSGQAIHEQIQKAIVERNFSMERAFKEVRAKLREAWIDSVDHIVDWERWPKEYTILSELYYGRKDWLRGKSQEVLKRIKTSLINFESSHSYRKVLKDRVEVIEVDESFPSFFYNGVKVYSIIDFLYRDKKAGNITIVDWKTGNKNEAKDHQQLGLYVIYVLEKYPGIELTQIKCVNEYLLSGERAEYTFSESQIEGLREYISRSIRELEEYLEDPAINKPKDISAFPVNRNKNCNYCEFKEICKDDG, from the coding sequence ATGGACTATCCGGAAAAATCGTGGTCACTCTCGAAGCAAAGGCTTTTCGAAGAGTGCAAGCGAAAATATTATTATAAGACATTCCTCTCCTGGAAAGGCTGGCAATCAGGAGCCACAAAACTTGAGAGGAAAGCATACCTCCTCAGCAAGTTGCAGAACATATATGCGCTTTCAGGACAGGCTATACACGAACAGATACAAAAAGCCATTGTGGAGAGAAACTTTTCGATGGAGCGGGCATTCAAAGAAGTCAGAGCTAAACTCAGAGAGGCATGGATTGACTCTGTTGACCACATAGTTGACTGGGAAAGATGGCCAAAGGAGTATACTATACTTTCAGAATTGTATTACGGAAGGAAAGACTGGCTTAGAGGCAAGAGTCAGGAAGTGCTCAAAAGAATAAAGACCTCCCTGATCAATTTTGAAAGCTCACATTCGTACAGAAAAGTACTCAAAGATAGAGTCGAGGTCATTGAAGTCGACGAAAGCTTTCCCAGCTTCTTTTACAACGGCGTCAAAGTCTATTCGATAATAGACTTTCTTTACAGGGATAAAAAAGCGGGAAACATTACCATAGTAGATTGGAAGACAGGAAATAAGAACGAAGCCAAAGACCACCAACAATTAGGACTGTACGTTATCTACGTACTCGAGAAATATCCTGGTATAGAACTAACACAGATAAAGTGTGTCAATGAATACCTTCTGAGCGGTGAAAGAGCTGAATATACGTTCTCAGAGTCACAGATTGAAGGGCTCAGGGAATACATCTCCAGGAGCATAAGAGAACTTGAAGAATATCTTGAGGACCCGGCTATCAACAAACCCAAGGACATTTCAGCTTTTCCGGTTAACCGTAACAAGAATTGCAACTATTGCGAGTTTAAAGAGATCTGTAAAGATGATGGTTAA
- a CDS encoding PPC domain-containing DNA-binding protein — protein sequence MIYRETDDILFVRLDNHEDFYESLQKVLVDTGTKSGIVINGIGMLRDFELGWFNIQCTRYEKKRYSMPHELLSLQGNIALKNGEIFIHLHASLAGPSNEAFGGHLFGGAVCNTAEIFILKTPGLSLKRGEGELFNPLI from the coding sequence ATGATCTATCGTGAAACGGATGACATATTGTTCGTCAGGCTTGATAATCATGAGGACTTCTATGAATCTCTTCAAAAAGTACTGGTAGATACAGGGACAAAGTCAGGAATTGTCATCAATGGTATTGGTATGTTGAGGGATTTTGAACTGGGATGGTTCAACATCCAGTGCACCCGATACGAAAAGAAGCGCTATTCTATGCCACATGAACTACTCTCCCTTCAGGGAAACATAGCATTGAAGAACGGTGAGATATTCATTCACCTGCATGCCTCTCTCGCTGGTCCTTCCAACGAGGCTTTCGGAGGACATTTGTTTGGAGGCGCAGTCTGTAACACCGCAGAAATTTTCATTCTTAAAACACCCGGGCTCTCTCTCAAAAGGGGTGAGGGAGAACTCTTTAATCCATTGATTTGA
- a CDS encoding secondary thiamine-phosphate synthase enzyme YjbQ — protein MKSYRKELWFHTNKRRELINITPLVEECVRESGIKEGLCLVNAMHITASVFINDDEPGLHNDFERWLEKLAPEKPYSQYDHNGFEDNADAHLKRTIMGREVVVAITNGKLDFGPWEQIFYGEFDGKRKKRVLVKIIGE, from the coding sequence TTGAAAAGCTACAGGAAGGAACTCTGGTTTCACACAAATAAGAGGAGAGAGCTCATAAATATAACGCCACTCGTTGAGGAATGTGTCAGGGAAAGCGGTATAAAGGAAGGTCTTTGTCTTGTCAACGCTATGCACATCACGGCAAGTGTGTTCATCAATGATGATGAGCCTGGTCTTCATAACGATTTCGAACGCTGGCTGGAAAAACTTGCGCCCGAAAAGCCCTATTCCCAGTATGATCATAATGGGTTCGAAGACAACGCCGATGCCCATCTGAAGAGGACAATAATGGGACGTGAGGTCGTAGTGGCCATAACCAACGGTAAACTTGATTTTGGTCCATGGGAGCAGATATTTTATGGAGAATTCGATGGAAAAAGGAAAAAGCGTGTGCTCGTCAAAATAATTGGTGAATGA
- a CDS encoding glycosyltransferase family 4 protein, whose amino-acid sequence MRIAMFTDTYEPQVNGVVTMVRLLKEQLVAAGHDVFIFTVSHPKAKLEEGVFRYRSYQFPWEKQHRVASPMVFREAEEKVLELKVDLIHTHTMIVMGYIGNIIAGRRGIPSINTYHTLMEDYVHYIPFFNNFLKELVIDQTKRFCNKHNAVIVPSEKVKKLLKNYGVSTEIEVIPNGIELNHFGKRCSEQEKQSFRTRWGIPKDAAVMVFVGRLGKEKGVEFLIDNFAKIEKKYPNTYLMIVGDGPEKKNLISQAKTLKLQKKVIFTGYLKWPEEVSLAYQAGDFFVIASHTETFGVVLVEAMANGIPVVAYHDEAFDNIVVDGLNGYLVEQKEELYKGMDLLLSSRELRKKLGDTAREMAKKFSIENHVNRVLQLYQHVIGEK is encoded by the coding sequence ATGAGAATAGCTATGTTCACCGACACATATGAACCCCAGGTAAATGGTGTCGTTACAATGGTTAGACTGTTGAAGGAGCAGTTGGTAGCTGCTGGACATGATGTTTTCATCTTCACCGTTTCACATCCAAAAGCAAAACTAGAAGAGGGTGTGTTCAGATACAGATCTTACCAGTTTCCCTGGGAAAAACAACATCGTGTAGCCTCGCCTATGGTATTCAGAGAAGCTGAAGAGAAGGTCTTAGAGTTGAAAGTGGATTTGATACACACTCACACAATGATTGTCATGGGTTATATCGGGAACATCATCGCCGGAAGGCGTGGGATCCCTTCTATAAATACCTACCACACATTGATGGAGGATTATGTCCACTACATACCGTTTTTCAACAATTTCCTGAAAGAACTTGTGATCGATCAGACGAAGAGATTCTGCAATAAACACAACGCGGTCATCGTTCCCTCAGAAAAAGTGAAGAAATTGCTCAAAAATTACGGTGTTTCCACGGAAATAGAGGTAATTCCGAATGGCATAGAGTTGAACCATTTCGGAAAACGATGTTCTGAACAGGAAAAGCAGAGCTTTAGAACAAGATGGGGAATCCCCAAGGATGCAGCAGTGATGGTCTTTGTGGGGAGACTCGGAAAGGAAAAGGGTGTTGAATTTCTGATAGATAACTTTGCTAAAATCGAAAAGAAATATCCTAACACCTATCTGATGATAGTTGGAGATGGCCCGGAAAAAAAGAATCTGATATCTCAGGCAAAAACACTCAAATTGCAAAAAAAGGTCATTTTCACCGGATACTTAAAATGGCCTGAAGAGGTCTCTCTCGCCTACCAGGCCGGTGATTTTTTCGTTATCGCTTCCCACACAGAGACATTCGGTGTCGTCCTCGTAGAAGCAATGGCGAACGGAATCCCTGTGGTAGCGTATCACGATGAAGCCTTTGACAACATCGTTGTCGATGGTTTAAACGGCTATCTCGTTGAACAGAAAGAGGAGCTCTATAAAGGTATGGATTTACTTCTCTCTTCGAGAGAGTTGCGAAAAAAGCTCGGAGACACTGCTAGAGAGATGGCGAAGAAATTCAGTATCGAGAACCACGTCAATAGAGTCCTGCAACTTTATCAGCATGTTATTGGTGAGAAGTGA
- a CDS encoding lysylphosphatidylglycerol synthase transmembrane domain-containing protein codes for MSKTARNFLIATLISIITLLVVLKFSDFSKTVDYIVGADPVWLLTALLMTILTWTFETLTIKVFAQESELKISFAYLFRITLIGRFFSAITPFYTGGQPAQVAYMAKDKHSAGIATSMLVSRFVVYQIVITIFGVAGMLAAYSFVSKEISNLALLAIVGFLINSGVLVFLFLFSLNKKFAGGMAKLFFDILARLRLIKNSKTLLNKLFLEVDKFHNSMKKSLENTGKFFAGMLFAFLQMLAFISTPYFVALAVGINVDYLRLISVQLVLFLISSMIPTPGASGASEGVFVLFFASMLNEKTAAVMILWRLFTYYINIIVGGFFSFLGTKQNTGITSHQ; via the coding sequence ATGAGTAAAACCGCCAGGAATTTTTTAATCGCTACGTTGATATCTATAATCACCCTGCTAGTCGTTTTAAAATTCTCCGATTTCTCAAAGACTGTGGATTATATAGTCGGAGCTGATCCTGTATGGTTGTTAACCGCTTTGCTTATGACTATCCTTACGTGGACTTTTGAAACTTTAACCATAAAGGTATTCGCGCAAGAATCAGAGTTAAAAATAAGTTTTGCCTATCTCTTTAGGATAACATTGATTGGACGCTTTTTTTCAGCTATAACCCCTTTTTATACCGGAGGGCAACCCGCGCAGGTGGCCTATATGGCCAAAGACAAACACAGTGCCGGCATAGCCACATCGATGCTGGTTTCGAGATTTGTAGTCTATCAGATCGTGATAACGATCTTTGGAGTGGCGGGTATGCTGGCTGCTTACTCTTTCGTGTCGAAGGAGATATCCAATCTTGCTTTACTGGCGATTGTAGGTTTTTTGATAAACTCCGGGGTCCTCGTTTTCCTTTTCCTTTTCTCACTTAACAAAAAGTTCGCCGGTGGTATGGCAAAACTTTTCTTTGACATCCTTGCCAGATTGAGACTCATTAAGAATTCGAAAACTCTCCTGAATAAGCTCTTTCTCGAAGTCGATAAGTTTCACAACAGTATGAAAAAATCTCTCGAAAACACCGGGAAATTCTTCGCAGGTATGCTTTTTGCTTTCCTTCAGATGCTGGCTTTCATTTCAACACCCTATTTCGTGGCTTTGGCTGTCGGTATTAATGTAGATTACCTGAGACTAATTTCCGTACAGCTTGTGCTCTTTTTGATATCTTCAATGATCCCGACGCCCGGCGCTAGTGGGGCTTCAGAAGGAGTTTTTGTGCTCTTCTTTGCTTCAATGCTGAACGAAAAAACCGCTGCTGTCATGATACTCTGGCGTTTGTTTACGTATTACATCAACATCATAGTAGGTGGATTTTTCAGTTTCCTTGGAACTAAACAAAATACTGGAATCACTTCTCACCAATAA